The Deinococcus apachensis DSM 19763 genome includes the window CACGGATGCCCAGCCCGCATACCTCGTCCCCCGCCACCCACACACCGAGCACGGGATAACGCGGCGTGCCGTCCTCTCCCCCGAACTCGGGCAGAGGCGTGTACGCCTGCTCGACGAAGAGCAGGTCCCCATAGGCACCGGGCGTCGGCTCTTCCCCGGGCAGGGTGACGTTCTGCCCCTCGCGGGAGTACAACGGCTTGCGGACCACGTTCCCCCCCAGGGCGCCGGGCGCGAGCGCGGCGGGCAGCAGCAGGGGATGGTCCGGTTCACGCTGGTGCAGCCACGCCAGCAGGCCCTTGCTGCCGGTCACCACCTTCCACAGCGGCTCGATGAAGCGGGTCTCGGTGGAGGCAAGGAAGGCCGCGTCCCGGCTTTCCCAGGCAAACTCAAATGGCCACAGCCACATCAGGTTCCGGATGCGCAGCCCCAGCAGGTCCACCAAGTGATTCACCTCGGGGCTCGTCCCCACCTCGTCGGCGGTGAGATAGGACCCGCTCACCCCGGCCTGCTGGGCGAGGTCACGCAGGTAGGTCACCGTGGCGATGTCCTCGTCCACCGGTGCGGAGGAGAAGTGCGCGCTGGTGACGCCGCGCTCTCGGGCGAGGTGCGCCCACTGCTCCCCCAGCCCCTCGTGGATGGTGTTCCATTGGGACGTGCCTGGAGGAAGCTGGCCCGCGGCGAGGCGGTCCTCCAGCCAGTGCCATTGGCTGACCGCGGCCTCGATCAGCGAGGTGGGCGTCTGGGCGTTCACCTCCAGCAGCCGGACGCGGCCCGCAGGGTCGTAGGCGAGGTCGAGCCGCATGTACAGGGTGGGGTCGTCCCGGTCCCAGGACTCGCGCACCGCCTGGTGGAGGTAGGTGGGGATACCCAGCTCCTCCAGCCGTCCCCAGGCGATGGCGGACCCGGTGGCGTCCAGCACCAACCGCGTGAGCTCCTGCGCGTCGGCCCGAATGGTCTCGATCTCCCCCGGCGTGAAGGCATAGCAGGCCTCCTCACCCCAGTAGGGGACGGGGTGCTCGGGGGTCGGGGCGTACCAGGTGAAACCAACGTCTTCGAGACGCCCTTCCCAGTTCGGCCGGGGTGGAAACGTGAGGCGCCGCATCAGCCGCCGACGCTCCCGCTCGCCCGGCTGCTGGTGGTGAAGCCGCCGCGGCTGATTGAGGGGGCCTTGAAGGTGGAATACCCGCTCTTGCTGGAGGTCAGGCCGGTGGTCGCCACGCCGCCGGTGGGGGTGTAGCCCACGTAGCGAGTCGTGCCGCCCGCGTTGTAGATGTACGGCCCGAAGTAGAAGAAGCCGCCGCCTGTCCGGGTGGTCTTCTGGCAGGGGTTTTGCAGGCCCTGGCGGATCTGCTCGCGGTAGGCGGCCTGACACTGGGCGTAGGAGTTGTAGGACGTGCGGCTGTACCGGCTCAGGTCCTGGTCGTTTCCGCAGGCGGCCAGTAGAGCGGGGAGCGCGGCGAGGAGCGGGAGGTGGATGACCTTGCTCATGGTGAATTTTGATACGGGGGAAGCGGGAGGGGCGTTGCATGAGTAAACGCCCGCCCAAGGAGGTCGGCATCCTGGGAGGGGATGGGGCACCTTTCTTGACAGGTATGGGGCGCCTCGTCAGGGTCCTTACGCGGGAAGAACCAAGGACTCTGGACTCGTCGGGCCCGTCGGCGTAAAAAACCTCGCCGACGCGGGATGCTCCTTGATGTGGCGCGAGGTGCAATGTGGGGTGCGAGGGCGGCAGCAAAAAGCCCCACCGCTGGAGTGGGGCGGTGGGTTGTTTCGTTTCGGGCTACAGCGTACGGTCACCTCCTCAAGGGTGGAAGTACGGTGGGGCATGCACGCCAGGCATCGGGGGCGAGCCATTACGATCGAGCGGACAAACCATCCGGGCATCTATGGAGTGTGGCGGAGCACCACGGTCCGGGTGGACCGGCAGATCGTCTTCGTGCCGGACGCGGATCGCCTGCCGGACGAGGACTTGCTGGACGTGGTGCGGGGGATGTTGGATCGCCGCGAGATCTGGTGAGGGCGACCGGTGTGTCCTCGGACTCGTGCCTACCGCCTCCCTACCGCAAAAGCCCCACGCCGAGTGGGGCTGCCCGCCGCCTTCACCCGAGCGGCTCTGAGTTGTGGGTTATGCCCAAAGTACGAGGTCCTCATGAGGAGCTCGTGCAAGTGCGTCCTTCCAGTTCTGCCCTGGATTCTGCCCATCCGCTGTGGGATGGCGTGCCTCTTGGGGCGCCGCTCGGTGGGGCTCGTGCCCAGTTCCTCGGCGGTCTTGGCGTGTGGAGCGTCGAGCTGGGTCACGGTCTCTCACCTCCTCATGGCAGGGTCTCCCAACTGTGGAAGCTGATGTGGCTGATGCTGCGCCAGGGAATCTCGTAGTGGGCGTCATCCACGGTCGTCTCGTAGGGCGTGACGGGCAGGACGGCCTGATTTAACGTGCGGGAGATGCGCTGCTTCTGCTGGAGCGTCATCTCCTGGGTGATGGTGACTCCGTTGTTCAGGTGCAGAGTTACGAGGAGGGGCATGGAGGTCATCCAGCCCATCATCCCTGAGCAGCCCCTACTCCCGCAAATCACCGCTCCAAGCAGGGGCATGGACGGGGGTTGTCGGTGTGCAACCAAAAACCCCGTCCGGAGACGGGAGCTGTGTCGAGCAGCGTCTTACCGGGTCCGGGTTAGGGTGCAGGTGGGCAACCCCTCCGTCTTCCCGTCTTCGATGTAGGTGTTGAAATATTCAGGCGTCTTTTCCTTGTCCACGGTCCTGGCGTACACGCCAGCCAGCGGCTGCCCAATCGCCACGGCGCCCGGCGTCCTCACCACGCACACCTCGCTGACATCCGTGGTCCCGTCCCTGACCAGCCGCAGCGCGAAGATGAATTCGGGATCGGAGTCCAGCGGGTCGAAGACAAAGCTGTCGCCGACGACCTTCCCACCCTCCCGGGTGATGGTCGGTTCATAAAACACCCCGTCCCGCTTCACGCTGCTGCGGGTACCCACCGTCATCGTCCTGGGAGTGCCCACGTTGGCGCCTTGGAGCGTCATGACCCAAATTTGTCCCTGGGCAAAGATCGGATCATTGATGGGGGGCGTGGTAGCAGCCGGGGCGCATCCCACTACCATGCCCACCACGGCGAGGGCGAGGAGACGCAGAACTACTTTGGAAGCACAGAATATTTTCATGCGGCGCTCAGCTTAGCGGGGTGGTCAAGCTTGCGTGGCGAATTTCTGCACGAGGAGTAGAGGCTTACCGAACCCGCAGTGGTTGTCGCGTTTGGGATCACCAGCTTCCTCCCAGCCCAGCGGGTGATAGAGCATTCGCACGCACGTGTGCCCCCATGCCTATGCACCTGCTCCAGGTTGCTGATAGGAGGTTGGGGCCGTCGGTTTGCGTGGGTACGGCCACCTCCCCGGGGGTAGGGTGGGGAATGGACGCGAACAGGGTCGCTTTCGCAACAGCCGAACACCTTTTCAGGCTCTACGTGATGATGTTCTCTGGCATGGAAGTGAAAGAAGAGGCAGTTACGTCAGCAGGTGCCGCAGTTGAAAGCTATTTGGTCAACTGCGGCATGTCCCATGAGGAAGCTGTGCGTTTGAGGGACGAGATTATGCTCTCCTTCCCGTCCTGATCACCGGCACGGGCTCCCCTGGGGGCGGGCATGTCTGCCAGCACTCGCGCGTCAGCCTCAGCTCGTGCGGGTAGAACCTCCCTTTGGGCAACCGTGGCCGGGCGACGGGTCCGGCACGGCGCCATGAGCTTGACCTCGACGGCCACCCGATGAACTCAGGGCCTCTCAACACGGGTTGCCCGGTCGCGCCCGCCGGGGAGCTGGCCATGAGGGACGGTTCGGGTAGGTGACGCGGCACTTTGGGAGGGGGGAAGTGGAAGGGTCAGGGTCATAAGAGTTCCTTCGGTCAGCGGGGGGCCCCCAGCGCCTGAAACCTTTTGAAGGCATCCCGCAGGTAAGCGGCTTGGCATCTGCCTACCCTGAGCGGCATGAATTCCCTGACTGCGGGCATCTTGGGCGAGGTATGGGCGCTGCTGAGAGAGGCGAAGTGCGAGCTGATTCTGACTCAGGAACGGGGACCTGTGGGTCAGGTTCTGGAGTGCATTACCATCGCTCACTACGGGGCAGTCATCGGGCAAGGGCGTGACGCCCATCTCCGGAAGGCCGCCGCTATGGCGTTCATTGAAGCCGTCCAGCACTTGTCGGCTGGCGCTCAACTCGACTACCTTCCCCACTCCGCGACGCCGTTCGGCAGGGTCAGCCAGACGGGCCTCCATCCAGGTTGACGCCCCCCTGGGAGAACCCGTCCCCTTATGTGCATTCACCAGAAGTTCGTCTGGGCCCGCGTCCAGTCGTGCCTGCTCATGCCCGGCTGAGCCATTCAGCTGCGAAGTGGCCGTCGCCCCGCACTCGATATGGAACCCGGCCAGGGAGGAGCACAGGACGTCCGGGCGTTCCTCTCCCCCCGTGCGCTGCTGCCCGTGCTTGGCGGGGTAGTCCAGGGCGGTGAGGGCTTTCGCCAGCTCGCGCTCGCCACTCGTCTCCTTGCGGCAGGCGTTCGTGGGCTTCTGGCCAGCCGAGGCGGCGTGGAAATCTTCACAGCCTGAGGGATTAAGAGAAACTAAACTCTTACTCATGGAGACTAAAGGGGAAGTGGTGGCAGTTTCGATGGGGGTCGGGCTGCTGTTGGGGCTGGTGGTAGGCGTCCTGTTCGGCGATGCCAATACGATGACGCCGATGGGGACCGCTCTGGGCGCCGTGGTTGGTCCCTTTCTCGCGGTGAAACTGCCGTACTGACGTCACGACACCTCCAACAGCCTCAGCGGCCCGCTCTGCCCCTTCAGGCGCGAGGCGGGCCGCCGCCCGTCACGCGATGATCTTCGGCGGAATCTCGTCATGGCCTGGCGTGACAAGCTTCCTGCTGTCGCTCGAACATGGAGTCGAGAGCGGACTACCCGACCTTTACCGCCCAGGAGATCGTCACCGCCATGCGCGAGCGTGGCGCCCGACACCTGGCTACCACCATTCGGCACCACGTCGTGACGGCGATGGGCCGCACGGCTGTGGGCCGGGTGGCCGGGAACTACAACGACCTGGAACGCGTGATGCGCGGCCGCTTCCTTTTGCTCTGAACCCACAACGCCGGTCCCACGCCTGCTTCGCATCTGTCGCGAATCATCCGGAAGGGTGGTCACGCGGCCCCTAGGCAGAGCTGACCAACGGTCAGAGCGGATGTGGTACTGAAGTACATGCAGACCATGCGTCTCCCTGACGGCCACATCCTGGACATGCGGCTCGCGGAGGGCGGTGTGTGTATCCGGCTCCATCCCAGCGTGCGCCCGCCGAGCCTCGGTGACCGCCTCGTCTTCGACTCGCTGGGCGCCTGGGTGGTCGTCGAGCTCCTTCCCGTAAAGGGAGAAGCGGTGGAGGTGCTGGTCCAGATCACCCGGAAGGTGGGGTAGCCCGTCACCGCCCCTCACCCCCTTGGCTCGCAGCCGCGGCAAGGGCAGTGATGGGGGTCCTCTCGTACAGGGCATGCACCACTGCCTGGTGCTTCTCGAAGGCCGCGTTCTCCGCGTCCCGCCGCTGCTTTCCACGCACCCCGTTCAGCAGGTGGCTGTGGTCCAGTTCCCACTGGTAGAGGTCGCTCAGGTGATGCCGCCACGGGTCGTGGTCGGTCATGCCCGCCGCGTCCGGGTGGGGCGTGAGGGTCAGGTTGTACGCCTCGACGTACTCGGCAACCTGCTTCTCCACCCTAGCCTGCCGCGTCTCCTGCGCCTTTCCTGCCCGGTCCTGCGCCACCCGGGCACGCTCCTGGGCACGGGCAAACACCTCGGACATCTCGGCGTGTTCCACGCGGTCACGGAAGTAGAGCTTCATGGGGGCGTCGAGGCGGCGATCCCGGCGCCCCACGCGCATCTCGTTGGGACGCTCGGCGTCGTGCTGGCCCAGGAGGTCCCGGATCATCGCGGGCGTCCAACCGCGTTCCTTCAGCTCCTGGGTGGAGTAGGTGGGGCGCTTCTTGCCCCCCGTCACGCCTTCCCCCTGAGGTCCCGGGTGGTGAGGGTCTGGCTGGCCTGCGGGCCGCTCTGCCGCTCACCGTGGCGCTTGCCGTCCACACGGAGTTCGTAGCGCAGCACCTTTCACCCGTTCTCTGACGGCTGCTCCCAACAGCGGAGAATCCCAAACCTGTGGCCGCCCCCCACCGCTTGGCTGATGCAGCCGTTGGAGCGGCTCACGGCCTGGGTGATGAGTCCCCCCAGGACCGTGCGGTTGGCGTATCGCTGGTAGGCACAACCGCCCATGACCACGCCGGGGGGAGCTGGTATGAAGGGCACATGAACACGCAGCGGCATCCACGCAAGGATGAATGGCAGCGTCTGGTAGACGTGAGCGACACGCTGATCGTTGTTGGCCTGGCGGGCGGGCTGTACGCCCTGATCACGGACCGCACGATCTTGTGGATGGCCGCCGGTCTCTTGCTCACCACCAGCCTGGTGTTGCTGCTGTACGTGCATCACTCCCGCCAGCGCCAGGCTGGCCTCAGAGGTTGGGCGGCCCTGCTCGCTGTCCCGCTGGTTCTGCTGCTGGGTGCCGTCATCGAGCGGGAGGGTTATCAGATCCTTCTGCTCGACCAGGAGCCCTCCTGGGTGCAGGCCAGCGTGCAGGGGAGCTGAGCGGGCAGTCATGACCCGCTCCACGGGGCCGTTTATCTCCACCTGAGCGTCGGGGTGGGCTGGGAGGCGAGGGAGCTGGCCCGCGCCCTCTCGCCGCACTGGCCCTCCTCGCGGGAGTTGACGCGCTTCTTGGTGGGAGCGGTCATGCGGCCCTCCACTGGACCCGGCAGAGTGATACAAGGGTCTTATGCGCCGCCTCAAACCTCTCCAGGTGGTTGGCATTCTCTACGCCGTTGCTCTGGTCGTCAGCTTCCTGCTGTTTCGCGGTGACCCGAGCGAGGCCAGGACGTTGTGGGCTGGGGCAGTTCTGATCGGGCTGGTAGGGCTGCTCGTGTCGTTCCTCTTGTTCTACCAGGCTCGTCAGACCTGGCGGGCAAACCGGAAGGGTTGGGCGTTCCCCCTGGTCCTGCTGAGGCTCTACTGGCTGTTCCGCACAGTCGGGGTGACGGCCGACGCGGTGAGCACTGTGCTCTCTCGGTAGAGGACTCATTCCTCACCCCCTGCGCGGGCAGCCAGGGCGAGTAGACGCCCGGGCAGCGTGGTCGCCCAGGGATTTGCGGTCATCTGGGTGTCGTCATTCGTCGTCATGGTTCTCCAAACAGCACGTTGCCGATGGGGACGATCTGCACGACCATCCGGCCGCCCGGGGTTGGCTCGCCCCGCCGCACGATCAGCTCGTCGATCAGGCTGTCGTCCGCCCAGACCTGAGCGTGAGTCAGGGCGTCCTCCAGCGCTTTCGGGAGGTTGCTGAGATCGCGGGCGCGCTTGTCGGGCGGGCAGGCGGTGAGGGTCAGCGCGAGGCGGGCGCCCGGCGGCGTGGTGTAGGGCGCGTGGGAGCGGTAGGCGTTCATGGCCTCACGCACGGCCCTCCGGTACGCTCTCCCCTCCTGGCTGAGCAGCACGCGGGCGGTGTAGGGGGGTGCGCCCGGCTTCTTGGGTTTGCAGGGGACCACGGTCGCGCGCCAGATGCTGTTGAGGGAGGGCGGCCAGGGCAGGGCGAAGAGGAGGGCGCCGGGCAGAGTGGCGGGGGCAATGTCCGGCACCTGCGGTGCGCTGGGCGGGGGCGGGAGTGTTCGCTGCGGTGTCCAGCCCCAGCCGTGCCCGGGTGACTTCACGCACGACCTGGTCGGGGATGCGTGAGAGGTACGCCTCGGCCGCCTGGCGCGTCGGGAATGGGTTCACGTGATCCTCTTCAGCACGCCGCTCGGCACGACCGCCGTGTACCCGTCAAGGAAGCGCACCAGCAGGTGATCGACCGGGCGACCTATGATCAACGGCGGGCAACCCTGACGGCCCGCCTGTCCTCGCTGGCGGCCCCGCCAACTCCCGCCCCGGCGAGCATGCCGCCCCAGCACGAGCTGGCGGCGGCCGTGCGGCTGAGCACCAACGAGGAGCTGGCTGAGGTGCTGGATCTTCTGGAGGTGGAGATGGTGGTGGGCAACTCGGACGTGCGTATCGTGAGCTTCAGGCCCGTTTTGGGGCAAGGAGGATGAATGTCAGCAACAGACGACGTGCTGTTCCTGCCCATCGCGGAACTAGGCAGGCGGTACCGGGACGGCTCCCTCTCCCCCACTACGGTCACGCGCCTGACGCTGGAGCGCATCGAACGCCTCGACCCGACCCTGAACGCCTTCATCACCGTCACGGCGGAGCGGGCGCTCGCGGGGGCAGCTCGGGCTGAAGAGGAGTTGCGCGGCGGCCTGGACCGGGGACCGCTGCACGGCGTTCCCATCGCGCTCAAGGACCTCGTGGACATGGCGGGTGTGCCCATGACCTGCGGCTCGCGGATTCTGGCGGACCATCTGCCCGAACGGGACGCGGCCATCACCGCGCGGCTGGAGGCCGTGGGCGCCGTTCTCGTCGGCAAGACAAACATGCTGGAGTTCGCGTACGGGATCGTTCACCCGGACTACGGGCAGACGAACAACCCCTGGGACAGGTCGCGCACAGCGGGTGGGTCGAGCGGGGGCTCGGCGGCGGCGGTCGCGGCGGGGCTGTGCTTCGCGGCGGTGGGGACGGATACCGGGGGCTCTATCCGCATCCCCGCGAGTTACTGCGGGGTGGCGGGGCTCAAGCCGACGTACGGGCTGGTGGACCTGGAGGGTGTCTTTCCCCTGTCGTGGTCGCTGGATCACGCGGGGCCGCTCGCGCGCACGAGCGACGACGCGCGGTTGTTGCTGGAGGCGCTGACGGGGCGCTCCTTCGTGCTGGAGCGGGAGGTGCGCGGGCTGCGGGTGGGGGTGTTGCGGGCGCATGCCGGGGGGGAGGAGGTGGAAGCCGGGGTACACGAGGTGTTCGAGCGGGCCTGTGCGGCGTTGCATGAGGCAGGGGCCGTCCTTGCCGACGTGGAGGTGCCTGACCTCGACCTCGCGGACGCCGCGCTGCTGAACGTCCTGCTTCCCGAGGCGAGCGCGGTTCACGCCCGCTGGCTCTCGGAACGTCCCGGGGATTACGCCCCCGCCACCCGGACGCAACTCGAACTCGGCTTCGCGGTGCCCGCCGTGACGCACGTGCGCGCCGGGCAGTACCGCCGCCACCTCAGCCGCCAGTTCGCGCGGGTCTTCGGGGAGGTCGAGGCCATCCTCACGCCCACGGCCCCCTGGGTCGCGCCGCACGAGGACCCGGCGGTGGCGGGCGACGAGGGCGCGGCGGAGGCCCGGCGCACGGGGCCGCACAACCTCACCGGGTTCCCGGCCCTGAGCGTGAATGGCGGCTTCGGCGCAGGGGGGCTGCCGGTCGGCCTCCAGATCGTGACGCCGCCCGGGCAGGACGGCCTGGCGCTCTGGCTGGGGGGGAGGCTGGAGGAGCTGCTGGGGAGCGTGAGGCTGCCGCCGGGGCCGGGCTGAAGGTGGGGCTGTTCCCGCGCGGGCATGGGTCACCCGCTCCACAGATGGGACGGCGTCCGGTGGCGGGACGTTGAGCGTGAAGGTCCCGTGTTCCCCGGCGGCGCGGACCTATGTGCCGACCCGGAGGTTCCTCAGACGCGAAACCCTTATCGTCAGGGCATGGACGAGTTGCTGCGGCGGTGGGCGGAACTGGAACCCGGGGCGTTGGGGGAACCGGCGGGTGGGCGGCGAACTGGCGGGGGACTGAAGGGGGCGCCGGTCCCGGTATCCCCGGGGGAGGCGGACGAGCCGGGGGGCCAGGGGAGGCTGCTGCACGCCCTGTGGGATGTGGTCGAGGCGCGGGGATGGCGCTGGGTGATGCTGTTCGCCCCGGTCGAGGAGGACGCGCCGCCGTACCTGGCGCGCGTGTCGACCCAGGGGACGGGCGAGGGCCAGACCCGGCGGGGCAGGACACCCGGGCACGCCCTGCTCGCGGCGTATGTGGC containing:
- a CDS encoding amidase, with product MSATDDVLFLPIAELGRRYRDGSLSPTTVTRLTLERIERLDPTLNAFITVTAERALAGAARAEEELRGGLDRGPLHGVPIALKDLVDMAGVPMTCGSRILADHLPERDAAITARLEAVGAVLVGKTNMLEFAYGIVHPDYGQTNNPWDRSRTAGGSSGGSAAAVAAGLCFAAVGTDTGGSIRIPASYCGVAGLKPTYGLVDLEGVFPLSWSLDHAGPLARTSDDARLLLEALTGRSFVLEREVRGLRVGVLRAHAGGEEVEAGVHEVFERACAALHEAGAVLADVEVPDLDLADAALLNVLLPEASAVHARWLSERPGDYAPATRTQLELGFAVPAVTHVRAGQYRRHLSRQFARVFGEVEAILTPTAPWVAPHEDPAVAGDEGAAEARRTGPHNLTGFPALSVNGGFGAGGLPVGLQIVTPPGQDGLALWLGGRLEELLGSVRLPPGPG
- a CDS encoding RusA family crossover junction endodeoxyribonuclease, which translates into the protein MKSPGHGWGWTPQRTLPPPPSAPQVPDIAPATLPGALLFALPWPPSLNSIWRATVVPCKPKKPGAPPYTARVLLSQEGRAYRRAVREAMNAYRSHAPYTTPPGARLALTLTACPPDKRARDLSNLPKALEDALTHAQVWADDSLIDELIVRRGEPTPGGRMVVQIVPIGNVLFGEP
- a CDS encoding glutathionylspermidine synthase family protein, coding for MRRLTFPPRPNWEGRLEDVGFTWYAPTPEHPVPYWGEEACYAFTPGEIETIRADAQELTRLVLDATGSAIAWGRLEELGIPTYLHQAVRESWDRDDPTLYMRLDLAYDPAGRVRLLEVNAQTPTSLIEAAVSQWHWLEDRLAAGQLPPGTSQWNTIHEGLGEQWAHLARERGVTSAHFSSAPVDEDIATVTYLRDLAQQAGVSGSYLTADEVGTSPEVNHLVDLLGLRIRNLMWLWPFEFAWESRDAAFLASTETRFIEPLWKVVTGSKGLLAWLHQREPDHPLLLPAALAPGALGGNVVRKPLYSREGQNVTLPGEEPTPGAYGDLLFVEQAYTPLPEFGGEDGTPRYPVLGVWVAGDEVCGLGIREGRGRVTDNRATFVPHVVMP